In the Desulfurellaceae bacterium genome, one interval contains:
- a CDS encoding DUF5598 domain-containing protein, translated as MLDNIILLTDSYKETHWKMYPPGTRTIYSYLEARRGGEYGEVMFFGLQYFLMKYFAGAVVSAEKIERAARFVAAHFGTPEVFNREGWEHVLSQHGGTLPVEIRAVPEGLVVPEGNVLLTIENTCPRCAWLVNHLETVLVELWYPCTVGTISREMKKIIRAGLERSGTPSDEVLAFKLHDFGFRGSTSPESAALGGAAHLVNFQGTDTLAACELLIDSYAAEMPGVSIPAAEHSTITVWGEDAEGDAFAHILEQYPAGLVSVVSDSWDVYRACRELWGERLKERVRPGPIPARPRWSCRTVWTCWASGSAFPSTPRATGCCPTPSG; from the coding sequence ATGCTGGACAACATCATCCTGCTGACCGATTCGTACAAAGAAACCCACTGGAAGATGTATCCGCCCGGAACGCGGACGATTTATTCCTATTTGGAGGCCCGGCGGGGGGGCGAGTATGGCGAGGTGATGTTTTTTGGCCTGCAATACTTTCTGATGAAGTATTTTGCCGGCGCGGTGGTGTCGGCGGAAAAGATCGAGCGGGCGGCCCGGTTTGTGGCCGCCCACTTCGGTACGCCCGAGGTGTTCAACCGGGAGGGCTGGGAGCACGTCCTCAGTCAGCATGGCGGGACCTTGCCGGTCGAGATCCGGGCTGTGCCCGAAGGCTTGGTGGTGCCCGAGGGTAACGTTTTGCTGACGATTGAAAACACCTGTCCGCGCTGTGCCTGGCTGGTCAATCATCTGGAGACTGTGCTGGTTGAGCTGTGGTACCCGTGCACGGTGGGGACGATCTCGCGCGAGATGAAAAAGATCATCCGGGCCGGCCTGGAGCGCTCGGGAACGCCGAGCGACGAGGTGCTGGCCTTCAAGCTGCACGACTTTGGCTTTCGGGGTTCGACCTCGCCCGAGTCCGCAGCCCTCGGCGGGGCAGCCCATCTGGTGAATTTTCAGGGCACGGATACCCTGGCAGCCTGCGAGCTGCTGATTGACTCCTACGCGGCCGAGATGCCGGGGGTGAGTATCCCCGCAGCCGAACACTCGACAATCACGGTCTGGGGCGAAGACGCCGAGGGAGATGCGTTCGCCCATATCCTCGAGCAGTATCCGGCCGGTCTGGTATCGGTCGTGTCGGACTCGTGGGATGTGTATCGGGCGTGTCGGGAGTTATGGGGGGAACGGCTCAAAGAGCGGGTGCGGCCCGGCCCGATTCCGGCCCGCCCGAGGTGGTCGTGCCGGACTGTCTGGACGTGCTGGGCGAGCGGTTCGGCTTTTCCGTCAACCCCAAGGGCTACCGGGTGTTGCCCGACACCGTCCGGCTGA
- a CDS encoding MFS transporter: MLSSGVSFLGKRTEGIFYGWWLVGLSGFIMLLANVPLFHAMGVWAVALEREFGWTRTQLGLALTFTRIEGGLMGPLEGYLADRLGTRRMILIGLLILSGGFLLFSQVQHLWMFYLSYVVMAVGQGFGGWLPLMTMLNHWFARQRATAVGWANVVSRLGALILVPIIAWAIDPDDPQLGWRTTALVLGLFTLVLALPLSRLIRDRPQEYGLLPDGEPPSLTQPHPATPEAGKPSPQPATGQTDHTAAQAVRTSAFWFIAFGHGFTSMVIIAIMTHLGLLIVDAGFDVPTAAWVMAVYTAVAMVAQIVGGYVGDRIPKRIALCIFSTVQAAGVLVLTYATTLPLLVLFACLFGLGFGGRNPLTIAIRGEYFGQAAFGKILGLSTVPMNILMLVAAPFAGWIRDTQGSYELAFLSLAGCSLLGGVCFLLARKPELEPGS; the protein is encoded by the coding sequence ATGTTGAGTTCTGGCGTGTCTTTTCTCGGCAAACGCACCGAGGGTATTTTCTACGGCTGGTGGCTGGTCGGTCTGAGCGGTTTCATCATGCTGCTGGCCAATGTGCCGCTGTTTCACGCCATGGGCGTGTGGGCGGTAGCCCTGGAGCGCGAGTTCGGCTGGACGCGCACCCAGCTCGGCCTGGCGCTGACCTTTACCCGGATTGAGGGCGGGTTGATGGGGCCGCTGGAGGGGTATCTGGCCGACCGCCTCGGCACGCGGCGGATGATTCTGATTGGGCTGCTGATCCTGTCCGGCGGCTTTCTGCTGTTCAGCCAGGTCCAGCATCTGTGGATGTTCTACCTGTCCTACGTGGTCATGGCCGTGGGCCAGGGGTTTGGCGGCTGGCTGCCGCTGATGACGATGTTGAACCACTGGTTTGCGCGCCAACGGGCGACTGCGGTGGGCTGGGCGAATGTGGTCAGCCGGCTGGGCGCCCTGATCCTGGTGCCTATCATTGCCTGGGCGATCGACCCGGACGATCCCCAGCTGGGCTGGCGGACCACCGCCCTGGTGCTCGGCCTGTTCACCCTCGTCCTGGCCCTTCCGCTGTCCCGATTGATTCGTGACCGCCCCCAGGAGTACGGGCTGCTGCCGGACGGCGAGCCGCCGTCGCTGACGCAGCCGCACCCGGCAACGCCCGAGGCGGGAAAGCCGTCGCCTCAGCCCGCGACCGGCCAGACCGACCATACTGCTGCCCAGGCCGTGCGGACCTCGGCCTTTTGGTTTATCGCTTTTGGCCATGGTTTTACCTCCATGGTGATTATTGCCATCATGACTCATCTGGGGCTGCTGATCGTTGATGCGGGTTTTGATGTGCCGACCGCAGCCTGGGTCATGGCCGTCTACACCGCCGTTGCCATGGTGGCCCAGATTGTGGGCGGCTACGTCGGCGACCGGATTCCCAAGCGGATTGCGCTGTGTATTTTTTCTACCGTGCAGGCGGCCGGGGTGCTGGTGCTCACCTATGCCACCACGCTGCCGCTGCTGGTGTTGTTCGCCTGCTTGTTCGGCCTGGGATTTGGGGGCCGCAACCCGCTGACCATAGCGATCCGCGGCGAGTACTTTGGCCAAGCCGCATTTGGAAAAATCCTGGGCCTGTCCACCGTGCCGATGAATATTCTGATGCTGGTGGCCGCGCCGTTTGCCGGCTGGATCCGCGATACCCAGGGCAGCTATGAGCTGGCGTTTCTGAGTTTAGCGGGCTGTAGCTTGCTGGGTGGGGTATGTTTTCTGCTGGCCAGGAAGCCCGAGTTGGAGCCTGGCTCATAA
- a CDS encoding SMP-30/gluconolactonase/LRE family protein: MADVREITSGLQFPEGPIAMDDGSVIVVEIKRATLTRVRPDGSQEIVAETGGGPNGAAVGPDGAIYVCNNGGFDWIEVNGLTVPHGIPADYNGGCIQRVDINTGKVEVLYTECDGYKLKGPNDIVFDASGGFWFTDFGKVRDHDRDRGGVYYAKPDGSMITEVAQPVDGPNGIGLAPGDKKVYIAQTFESRVWQWDITAPGEVVRTQGAGGPILDGPGGATLLNNLPGYQLLDSLAVDSAGYVCVATLMGGAGISAFAPDGSGVDHVPLSDPFTTNVCFGGPDLTTAYATLSGTGKLVAFDWPRPGLKLNFTA; this comes from the coding sequence ATGGCAGACGTTCGAGAAATTACCTCAGGCTTACAATTCCCCGAAGGCCCGATCGCCATGGACGACGGCAGCGTGATCGTGGTTGAGATCAAACGCGCCACCCTCACCCGGGTCCGACCCGACGGCAGCCAGGAAATCGTGGCCGAAACCGGCGGCGGGCCGAACGGCGCGGCGGTCGGGCCGGACGGCGCCATCTATGTGTGCAACAACGGCGGCTTTGACTGGATTGAGGTGAACGGCCTGACCGTTCCGCACGGCATTCCCGCCGACTACAACGGCGGCTGCATTCAGCGGGTTGATATCAACACCGGCAAGGTCGAGGTCTTATACACCGAGTGCGACGGCTACAAGCTCAAAGGCCCGAATGACATCGTGTTCGACGCCAGCGGCGGGTTCTGGTTCACCGACTTCGGCAAGGTCAGAGACCACGACCGCGACCGGGGCGGCGTGTATTACGCCAAACCCGACGGCTCAATGATCACCGAGGTCGCCCAGCCGGTTGACGGGCCGAACGGCATCGGCTTGGCCCCCGGTGACAAGAAAGTGTATATCGCCCAGACGTTTGAGAGCCGGGTGTGGCAGTGGGATATCACCGCGCCGGGCGAAGTCGTACGCACCCAGGGCGCGGGCGGCCCGATTCTGGACGGTCCGGGCGGCGCCACCCTGCTCAACAACCTGCCGGGCTATCAGCTGCTCGACTCCCTGGCCGTTGACAGCGCCGGCTACGTATGTGTCGCCACCCTGATGGGCGGGGCCGGCATTTCCGCCTTTGCGCCGGACGGCTCGGGCGTCGATCATGTGCCGCTGTCCGACCCGTTCACGACCAATGTGTGCTTTGGCGGACCTGATCTCACAACCGCGTATGCCACGCTGTCGGGTACCGGTAAGCTGGTGGCCTTTGACTGGCCGCGGCCCGGCCTGAAGCTGAACTTCACCGCTTAG
- a CDS encoding MFS transporter: MEQTAALEQTARKTGGFFYGWVIVFAGLVLSLIMYGVIEAFGVMFKPIVAEFEWDRGTVSMASMVNWLSFGVSGLLCGVLSDRFGSRWVMIGGGLIFVIGTFLMSQVESLWQLYFFFGVLIAAGRSAAGVPLTALVTKWFVRNQGLALAVAQSQNVGSAVFAPLSVVLLSTYGWRGAYVGLGLISLLVIPLALLMRDYRARQEPEPGQPDQGRRASSAPARLPGLSLGEAMRTRAFWTLNFMVIGCCVCHSCILLHGVSHMTDTGLDASVAARIVATMAIFGMVGKIANGLLADRVGAKWAMAGFLGLQAIMIPLFIEAQTAPTFYTWAVLFGLGYGGPMPVYAMLFREYFGLRSIGTILGVFFMVASIGMGSGGLMGGMMHTSFGSYAAPFLTSTTTGVLAALLALTLPSPKREAPAVAPELALQTS, encoded by the coding sequence ATGGAACAGACCGCGGCGCTGGAGCAGACGGCACGCAAAACGGGAGGATTTTTCTACGGCTGGGTGATTGTTTTTGCCGGCTTGGTGTTGAGCCTGATCATGTACGGGGTCATTGAAGCCTTCGGCGTCATGTTCAAGCCGATTGTCGCCGAGTTTGAGTGGGACCGGGGTACGGTCTCGATGGCCTCGATGGTCAACTGGCTGAGCTTTGGCGTGTCGGGCCTGCTGTGCGGCGTGCTGAGTGACCGCTTTGGATCGCGCTGGGTGATGATTGGCGGCGGGCTGATCTTTGTCATCGGCACCTTCCTGATGAGTCAGGTCGAGTCCCTGTGGCAGCTGTACTTCTTTTTTGGCGTGCTCATCGCGGCCGGTCGCTCGGCCGCCGGCGTGCCGCTCACCGCGCTGGTCACCAAATGGTTTGTGCGCAATCAGGGTCTGGCCCTGGCGGTTGCCCAGTCCCAGAACGTGGGCTCGGCGGTCTTTGCCCCGCTGTCGGTTGTCCTGCTGAGTACCTATGGCTGGCGGGGCGCCTATGTCGGGTTGGGTCTGATCTCTCTGCTCGTCATTCCGCTGGCCCTGCTCATGCGGGACTATCGGGCCCGTCAGGAGCCCGAGCCGGGCCAGCCGGACCAAGGGCGACGGGCGTCGTCTGCCCCGGCCCGGCTGCCGGGCCTGAGCCTGGGCGAGGCGATGCGCACGCGCGCCTTTTGGACGCTGAACTTCATGGTCATCGGCTGCTGTGTGTGTCACTCGTGCATTCTGCTGCACGGCGTGAGCCATATGACGGATACCGGGCTGGACGCCTCGGTGGCCGCGCGGATCGTGGCGACCATGGCCATCTTCGGCATGGTCGGCAAGATTGCCAACGGTTTGCTGGCCGACCGGGTCGGTGCCAAGTGGGCGATGGCCGGCTTTCTCGGTCTCCAGGCGATCATGATTCCGCTGTTCATTGAGGCCCAGACCGCGCCGACGTTTTATACCTGGGCGGTGCTGTTCGGCCTGGGCTACGGCGGGCCAATGCCGGTCTATGCGATGCTGTTTCGCGAGTACTTTGGCCTTCGCTCGATCGGCACAATCCTGGGCGTCTTTTTCATGGTCGCCTCGATTGGCATGGGCTCGGGGGGCCTCATGGGCGGGATGATGCACACCTCGTTCGGCAGTTACGCGGCACCGTTCCTGACCAGTACGACGACCGGCGTGCTTGCCGCGCTTCTGGCCCTGACCCTGCCCTCGCCCAAACGCGAAGCGCCAGCCGTGGCCCCCGAGCTGGCCCTGCAGACCAGCTAG
- a CDS encoding inositol monophosphatase, whose amino-acid sequence MQQRDGMQIAPWHNDLDHYLDIAQDLAQQAGALIKDQWLTTKTVEIKTDIVDLVTNVDKAADTLITEALHTRLPDHQVLAEESALSGPDSPYRWYIDPLDGTTNFAHTFPHFAVSVGLTYESQPIVGVVYDPIRNELFCARRGRGASLNGSPIQVSSTPSLDRSMLLTGFPYDRRQRSHFYLSFYQAFMLRTQGIRRSGSAALDLCYTACGRADGFWEWRLYPWDSAAGALIVEEAGGRMSDFGGQTFDLTGDQLLASNGKIHQALIEVLQHVLSTSSERSGA is encoded by the coding sequence ATGCAACAACGGGATGGTATGCAGATTGCCCCCTGGCACAACGATCTCGACCATTATCTCGACATTGCCCAAGACCTCGCGCAGCAGGCCGGCGCCCTGATCAAAGACCAGTGGCTCACGACCAAGACGGTCGAGATCAAAACGGACATAGTTGACCTCGTCACCAATGTTGACAAAGCGGCCGATACGCTGATTACTGAGGCCCTCCACACCCGTCTTCCAGACCACCAGGTTCTGGCCGAAGAATCGGCCCTGTCAGGTCCCGACAGTCCGTACCGGTGGTATATCGACCCGCTGGATGGCACCACAAACTTTGCCCATACTTTTCCACACTTTGCCGTGTCGGTGGGTCTGACCTATGAGTCCCAACCCATCGTCGGGGTCGTCTATGACCCGATTCGGAACGAACTCTTCTGCGCCCGGCGGGGCAGAGGGGCGAGCCTCAACGGCAGCCCCATACAGGTCTCCTCCACCCCCTCCCTCGACCGCAGCATGCTGCTGACCGGCTTCCCGTATGACCGGCGTCAGCGCAGCCACTTCTATCTCAGCTTCTATCAGGCCTTTATGCTGCGGACCCAGGGCATACGACGCAGCGGCTCGGCCGCTCTTGACCTGTGCTATACGGCCTGCGGTCGCGCCGACGGCTTTTGGGAGTGGCGTTTATACCCCTGGGACAGTGCGGCCGGCGCCCTGATCGTGGAAGAAGCCGGCGGGCGGATGAGCGACTTCGGCGGCCAGACCTTCGATCTGACCGGAGACCAACTCCTGGCGTCCAACGGAAAAATTCATCAGGCTCTCATCGAGGTTCTCCAGCACGTCCTGTCCACCTCGTCCGAGCGATCTGGGGCCTAG
- the ispE gene encoding 4-(cytidine 5'-diphospho)-2-C-methyl-D-erythritol kinase: MRVFAPAKVNLFLRILGRREDGYHLLDSLMLPVSLCDEIRIRLDGAVSAERPASSAQIRLSCDDSRIPSDETNLASRAASLVCREAGLAARVSLRLVKRIPAGAGLGGGSSDAAAVLKGLNSLLKLGWGEPRLCELGLRLGADVPFFIPCRPARATGIGEELRPAGLVGRRWLVLVVPSFGVSTPWAYRRFDQLVGMTAPSPTITVPADGWPPPAACLNDLERAVLPAHPLLQQLKNMLLSAQAEVALMSGSGSAVFGLFGRKEAAQRAADGIRQTVAQHSRVFVVESLAEAPCSNPPEVRSV, from the coding sequence ATGCGTGTGTTCGCTCCAGCCAAAGTCAACCTGTTCTTGCGTATCCTCGGCCGCCGGGAAGACGGCTATCATCTGCTCGATTCCCTCATGCTGCCGGTCAGCCTGTGCGACGAGATTCGGATCCGGCTGGACGGTGCGGTCTCAGCCGAGCGGCCCGCGTCGTCTGCCCAGATTCGCCTGAGCTGTGATGACTCCCGCATTCCGAGTGATGAGACCAATCTGGCCTCCCGTGCGGCCTCGCTGGTGTGTCGGGAAGCCGGCCTGGCCGCCCGGGTTTCGCTCCGTCTGGTCAAACGTATTCCGGCTGGTGCCGGTCTGGGCGGCGGAAGCAGTGATGCGGCGGCGGTCTTAAAGGGGCTCAACAGCCTGTTGAAGCTCGGCTGGGGCGAACCCCGTCTGTGCGAGCTGGGGCTGCGTCTAGGCGCCGATGTGCCGTTCTTTATTCCGTGTCGGCCGGCTCGGGCGACGGGGATTGGCGAGGAATTGCGCCCGGCCGGGCTGGTCGGGAGGCGCTGGCTGGTCCTGGTGGTTCCAAGCTTTGGCGTCTCGACACCGTGGGCCTACCGGCGATTTGACCAGCTGGTCGGGATGACTGCACCGTCTCCGACGATCACCGTCCCTGCCGATGGCTGGCCGCCTCCGGCGGCCTGTCTCAACGATCTTGAGCGGGCCGTCCTGCCCGCCCATCCTCTTCTCCAGCAACTGAAAAATATGCTCTTGAGCGCTCAGGCCGAGGTCGCCTTGATGTCCGGGAGCGGGTCGGCCGTCTTCGGGCTGTTCGGCCGCAAGGAGGCTGCCCAGCGGGCGGCCGACGGCATACGCCAGACCGTGGCCCAACACAGCCGGGTGTTCGTGGTCGAATCCCTGGCTGAAGCGCCGTGCTCCAACCCACCGGAGGTCCGCTCGGTTTGA
- a CDS encoding RidA family protein, producing the protein MSIRQDITPADMQNIRQRFGYSPGVKVGQMLYIAGQVGRDTELQVVEDREAQFAQAFDNVKKVLTAAGADFDQVVEMVTYHTDMRDLPLFIEVKNRYFRNPDRLPTWTAITTPALAMPGLLVEIKCTACLE; encoded by the coding sequence ATGTCGATACGTCAAGACATCACTCCGGCCGATATGCAGAACATCCGCCAGCGCTTTGGCTATTCTCCGGGGGTCAAGGTCGGCCAGATGCTGTACATCGCCGGGCAGGTTGGTCGGGATACCGAACTCCAGGTGGTTGAGGACAGAGAAGCGCAGTTTGCCCAGGCTTTTGACAATGTCAAAAAAGTCCTGACCGCAGCCGGCGCCGACTTTGATCAGGTGGTGGAAATGGTCACCTACCACACCGATATGCGCGATCTGCCGCTCTTTATTGAGGTGAAGAATCGGTATTTTCGCAATCCCGATAGACTGCCGACCTGGACTGCGATTACCACCCCGGCCTTGGCCATGCCCGGGCTGCTGGTCGAGATCAAATGCACGGCGTGTCTTGAATAG
- a CDS encoding amidohydrolase — protein sequence MPVIDGDSHFVEPLDLFETYIDPAFRGREMRIEQDAGTGRLRILTDGRPLQLVDVETLLAAVVGYGQKEAGRDLNTFDRYLVTSDQWQDMGARVRFLDAEGIDCQVLYPTLGLLWEGGVEDPALADALCRAYNTWAFELCAGHKDRLFPAAHISLRDPQLAVTELERVAKLGCRTIFVAAAPVGGRSFGHPDFDPIWAAVQDLDLSVGIHLVGHPHYTGSEWYQGQDPGFMFVTMNVIQDPRMALTTMVYDGVLERFPRLRVATIEAMVGWVGEWLERLNYRFTYMGHTSQMKRPASEYFARNIWINGDPEEKMFPLIVRFAGDSRFFVGSDYPHAEGFTRPIDKARELLSPLPAATVDKILGHNARQFLGL from the coding sequence ATGCCGGTCATTGACGGTGACAGCCATTTCGTCGAGCCTTTGGACCTGTTCGAGACGTATATTGACCCAGCCTTCCGTGGTCGTGAAATGCGGATTGAGCAAGACGCCGGGACCGGCCGGTTGCGTATCCTGACCGATGGCCGGCCCCTGCAGTTGGTGGACGTTGAGACGCTGCTGGCCGCAGTCGTCGGCTATGGTCAAAAGGAAGCCGGCCGGGATCTCAACACCTTTGACCGGTATCTGGTGACCAGCGATCAGTGGCAGGATATGGGCGCCCGGGTCCGGTTTCTGGATGCTGAAGGTATTGACTGCCAGGTGCTGTATCCCACCCTCGGCCTGTTGTGGGAGGGCGGGGTTGAGGACCCGGCTCTGGCCGATGCCCTGTGTCGGGCCTACAACACCTGGGCCTTCGAGTTGTGTGCTGGGCACAAAGACCGCCTGTTTCCGGCTGCTCATATTTCTTTGCGGGATCCTCAGCTGGCCGTGACGGAACTGGAACGGGTGGCCAAGCTGGGGTGTCGGACGATCTTTGTGGCAGCCGCGCCGGTCGGCGGGCGCAGTTTTGGTCATCCGGACTTCGACCCCATCTGGGCGGCGGTCCAGGACCTGGACCTGAGCGTCGGCATTCATCTGGTCGGTCACCCGCACTATACCGGTAGCGAGTGGTATCAGGGCCAGGACCCCGGCTTCATGTTTGTGACCATGAACGTCATTCAGGACCCGCGCATGGCGCTGACGACGATGGTCTATGACGGGGTGCTGGAGCGGTTTCCGAGGCTGCGGGTGGCAACCATCGAGGCCATGGTGGGCTGGGTCGGCGAATGGCTGGAGCGGCTCAACTATCGCTTCACGTACATGGGCCACACGTCCCAGATGAAGCGTCCGGCCAGCGAATATTTCGCCCGCAATATCTGGATCAACGGTGATCCGGAAGAAAAGATGTTTCCGCTGATAGTCCGTTTTGCGGGTGATAGCCGCTTCTTTGTGGGCTCGGACTATCCCCATGCCGAAGGATTTACCCGGCCGATAGACAAGGCCCGCGAGCTGCTCTCGCCCCTGCCGGCGGCGACGGTTGACAAGATTCTGGGCCACAACGCCCGGCAGTTTCTGGGGCTGTAG
- a CDS encoding ribose-phosphate pyrophosphokinase yields MRDVLKIFAGRSNRPLAEEICASLPERLGAADIRTFSDGESSVEITENVRGGDVFVVQSLCTPVNDHLMELLLMLDAFKRASANRITAVIPYYGYARQDRKVAPRVPISAKLVADLLTTAGASRVLTAELHAGQIQGFFNIPVDNLFSAPVLVPYLTSRVGREQICVVSPDAGGVERARAFAKRLGASLAIIDKRRGQEAGDGLSANANRDVAEMHIIGDVAGRVAVLVDDMVDTAGTLTTAASALCEAGAQAVYGCCTHAVLSGPAIKRIEQSALEELVVTNSIPLRPEAHGVDKIRVLSIAPLMGEAIRRIHNEESISSLF; encoded by the coding sequence ATGAGGGATGTACTAAAGATCTTCGCCGGAAGATCGAATCGGCCGTTGGCGGAGGAAATCTGCGCCAGCCTGCCGGAGCGTTTGGGGGCGGCTGATATCCGGACCTTCAGCGACGGCGAAAGCTCGGTTGAAATTACCGAGAATGTGCGGGGTGGCGATGTGTTCGTGGTACAATCCCTGTGCACCCCGGTCAACGATCACCTGATGGAGTTGCTCTTGATGCTCGACGCATTCAAGCGTGCCTCGGCAAATCGGATCACCGCCGTGATTCCCTACTACGGCTACGCCCGCCAGGATCGGAAGGTCGCTCCCCGCGTACCGATCAGCGCCAAACTGGTGGCCGATCTGCTCACCACCGCCGGCGCCTCCCGGGTGCTGACGGCCGAACTGCACGCCGGGCAGATCCAGGGCTTCTTCAATATCCCGGTCGATAACCTGTTTTCGGCGCCCGTGCTTGTGCCCTACCTGACCTCTCGGGTCGGGCGCGAGCAGATCTGTGTGGTCTCTCCCGATGCGGGTGGGGTGGAGCGCGCTCGGGCATTCGCCAAGCGCCTCGGGGCTTCCCTGGCGATCATTGACAAGCGCCGTGGTCAGGAAGCTGGAGACGGCCTGTCGGCCAACGCCAACCGTGATGTGGCCGAGATGCACATCATCGGCGACGTGGCTGGGCGGGTTGCCGTCTTGGTCGATGACATGGTGGATACCGCCGGGACGCTCACCACTGCGGCTTCCGCGCTGTGCGAGGCCGGGGCGCAGGCGGTCTATGGCTGCTGTACGCATGCCGTGCTGTCCGGTCCGGCGATCAAACGCATAGAGCAGTCCGCTCTGGAGGAACTGGTGGTCACCAACTCGATTCCGCTTCGCCCCGAGGCCCACGGTGTGGACAAAATTCGCGTCCTGTCCATCGCTCCGCTGATGGGTGAGGCCATTCGACGCATCCACAATGAGGAATCGATCAGCTCTCTGTTTTGA
- a CDS encoding 50S ribosomal protein L25 — translation MENVQLRVETRQTTGKERAAQMRRAGKVPAVFYGAGRAATSLSVDAKEFRLQLLKIQGAPLLKLASSVPELNDKLVLLKEVQRHPVTSAFLHADFFEVDESKPLQTSVPVHIVGRAKGVTAGGTLQTMVRDIAVECLPRDLPPAVEVDVTELDISDVVRIADLNLPEQLGVLVDPQTILVAVQARREAEEVTEEAAEEEATEETPAADASAEASE, via the coding sequence ATGGAAAACGTACAGTTGCGGGTTGAAACGCGTCAGACCACAGGAAAAGAGCGCGCCGCCCAGATGCGACGGGCGGGAAAAGTGCCGGCCGTCTTTTATGGCGCCGGCAGAGCGGCGACCTCGCTCAGCGTCGATGCTAAGGAGTTTCGGCTCCAGCTGCTGAAGATCCAGGGGGCACCCCTGCTCAAACTGGCCTCCTCGGTACCTGAACTGAACGACAAGCTCGTATTGCTCAAAGAGGTGCAGCGTCACCCGGTGACCAGCGCGTTTCTGCATGCCGACTTCTTTGAAGTCGATGAGAGCAAACCGCTCCAAACCTCCGTCCCCGTCCACATCGTTGGCAGAGCCAAAGGCGTTACCGCGGGCGGGACGCTCCAGACCATGGTCCGTGACATTGCTGTTGAATGTTTACCCCGCGACCTGCCCCCTGCGGTTGAGGTTGATGTGACCGAACTCGACATCAGTGATGTGGTTCGGATTGCGGACCTGAATCTGCCCGAACAGCTCGGCGTCCTGGTCGATCCACAGACGATTCTGGTCGCCGTCCAAGCCCGCCGTGAGGCGGAGGAGGTCACAGAGGAAGCCGCTGAAGAGGAAGCCACCGAAGAGACGCCCGCCGCCGACGCGTCGGCCGAAGCCAGCGAATAG